The nucleotide sequence TGGGACAGCTCGCGGCAGCGCTGGCGAGGCTGGCTCGTCACGCCCGACACAGCGTATGCGGATGCCTGCGGCCTGGTGGTCGAGGAGCGCGACGCGCCCGCCGACCCCCGGGCGGGGCTGGTGTTGTGCGACATGCCCGTGACCCTGGACGTGACGGACCTGGGCGCCTGCCTGGGCGTGTTCAGCCAGGAGCGCCTGCAGGCGGCGCGCTGGCTGGAAACGCATGGCCGCGCCAATGCCGCCACGGCGGCGCCCGGCGTGATCGCCCGCGTGGCCTTGCCCGGCGACGACTATGTGCTGACGGGCACGCCCTTGTCGAGCGAGCTGGGCAAGGATGGCCGCGTGGCTTACCGGCAATTGCTCCGCCAGGGGCTGCAGCAGTTGCAGATCGCTACCGCCGATGCCACCGCGCCACAGCTAAAGACCCCGGTGAAGGCGGCAAATTCAAACCGCTGGCTGAAGCTCGTCACGGCCTTGGCCGCCAGCGTGATGGTGGTGCAATCTGCGTGGCTGTTCCTGCCGAAAGAGAATGCTGTCGTCGGCAATGCGGAATTCCGCAGCGGCAGTGGCGTCGAGACGGGTGTGCGCACGCGCGTGCTGTTCCGTGCCGAGGCAACAGAGGCGGAAATCCGCACCTGGCTGCAACGCGAGCAACTGGAAATCGTTGCCGGCCCGGACACCCTGGGCGCCTACACCCTGCTGTCGCGCGACCGCCAGAAAGTCTTGCCGCCGCCAGGCCCGGGCAATCCCCTGGCCGTGATCAATCCCTGAATTCAGAAATTAGAGAAAGTTATCCAGCATGACAACGTATAAGAATTTTCTATCTACTCATGGGCGCAAGCTGGCCCTGGGTCTGGCTGCTGGCCTCCTGTTGACGGGCTGCGCCATGACGCCGAATGGCCGTGGCGGCGTGATGGTGGGCCTGGATACTGCCGAGTTGTTCGGCACGCCGATTTCCACCTTCCGTCTGCGCGACGGCATGGAAGGCACCTTGCGCAAGGACCCGCAAGGCAAGTATTCGATCAAACTGTCGCAGGCGTTTCGCGTCGTGCCGCTGGCCAACGCCATCACGGCCCGCGTGGCGAGGGTGGAAAACGTGGGCGAGCGTACCGTGGTGATCGTGGAAACGCAGGAGCGCGGCTGCGCCTACCGCTATGAAGTGCTGGCCTTCCAGGGAACGGACGTGCTGCAGTGGACGGTAGGCAATTGCAAGGACCGCCCCCGCGTGGAACTGGCGGCGGACGCGAAATCGCTGAATATCGATTTTCCCAACTACAACCGCTTGTCGCGCATGATTTACACGGACAACCGCCTGCTCAACGCCAGCGTGGCCGTGCCGCCCGGCGTCGATACGCGCGCCCAGCCGTTTGCCGACGATGCCTTGCGCGCCACAGGCCCGGCGTTGGCCACCGTGCCGGGCAATGACAGCGGCCGCGTGATCCCTGCGCCACCGGCTGCCACCCCGGCACCCGCTGGCGCGCCGAAAGCGGGCAGCCGCGCCAGCGCCAAGCCGCGCCGCCAGGAGGTCCAGGCCAGGGCGGCGGCGCCCGCCGCCATCAGCCTGCCCGCGCCGCGTACCGCCACTTCTGCGCAGGCGGCGCCGATGATCTTCCAGGCCGAAGAGATCAAGCCCGTCGTCATCGATTTGAGGAAATAAGATGGCCGCGAGTTTGCGCAGTCTGCAGATCCGGCAGACCTTGATCCTGATCGTCCTGACGATCATTTACCTGTGCTTCGAGCTGGGCTTCAATGCCCGTTTGCTCGACGTGGTGGGCGGCGACGTCAAGCCGCACGACGTGGAGGGCGTGGAATTTTATGGCCGCAGCCTGTCGGGCATCGCCGCCGCGCTGGTGGTGCTGCAGCTGATGTGGCGCCGCCGCCTGAAGAACAATGGAAGCGGCCCCAGCTGGAAAAAAATCATCTTTTGCTGCATCGCCACGGCTGCGGTCGTGTTCGGCATTTTGAAGACCACGGTCACGGTGCTGGTTGAAACACGCGACGCGCAATTTCGCCGCCTGGCCTTCAACACCACCCTGATGCAGCGCTCACTGGTGGGCGGCAGCTTGCAATTGCAGGGCCTGGTAGATGATCCCACCCTGTTTGCCAAGCCCGAAGGCAAGGCCTTCCTGGCCCTGTTCCCCTTCCTGGCAGTGTCGGTCGGCCATCTCGACGAGCGCATGGAACCCGCCAAGGAGCAGTTGATCAATTTCAACGTCCGCAAGATCGCTGGCGGCGCGGCCGGGTATTACGAAAAGTACCAGCAGGCGATCGGCGAAGTGCGCGACAAGTGGAAATTGTATTCGGGCATGATTCCCGATGACGATGCGGGCTTGCGCCAGCAGCAGGAATCGGCATGGAGCGATTACCGGCAAAGCCTGTCGCGCCATGGCTGGCAACCGGAGTCGGTGCCGGCGCGCCGGCGCGCGGCCGTGGTCAATAATGTGCGAAAGAAAGTGCCGGTATCGGCCAACTGGCACCCGGCCGACCAGATATCGTTCCGCCTGGCAGTCAAGCGCCGCTATGCGTCGGAAGCGGCCAGCAAGGGCTTGAGCATCAAGGGCGAGCGTATTCCGCCTGGCTTGTCCTTCCCCGCCTTCGTGGCGCGCCCCGGCATCCAGGCCGTCTTGCGCGACGGGCCGGACGGCGGCGACGGCAGCGAAGCGAGCAAGGGTTTGCGGCTGCCCAAAGGCGCCGTGGTGCAAGACGCGTATGCGAGCCCTGCCGAGTTCAGCCGGTTGTTCGACCAGTTCGCCGCGCGCCAGACGGCGGAGAAACTGGTGGAGTACCGCGCCAGCCGCAATGACTTTGAAGTGGGCGGCAAGTACTTTGACGAAGGCAAGGAAGCGGCGCGCGCGGCCATCGTGCCGCCAGTGGCCCTGTTTTTCTCCTTGCTGGGCGCCATCGGCCACTTCTCGAAACTGCTGTACCTGATCGCCACGGTGGGCTTGCTGGTGCTGGCGGCGCGTCGGGGCGAGCAGGCGGGCGCCGATGGCCAGCTGAGCCGTCGTTCCGCCTGGATCGCCACGGGCGTGCTGGCCGGCGCCTTCCTGGGAACCTGGGGCATCTTCAGCCTCTCGGACAATAATGTCACGAAGAGCGAGCTGTTTCGCCAGATGCTGGACTGGAACCGCCAGGCGGCTGACGACAGCACGCGCTGGCAAATCGCCGGCAAGGGCTTGCTGGCCAATATCACGCACGTCGTGGCGGTGGGGCAGGGTTACAGCTACCCCGTCAACGAAGCCATCCGCATCCACGTTTTGCAGGGAGTTCATTATGGTTATCATCCGGGACAAAAATAAGGCGGCCGCACTGGCGCTGCTGCTCTGCATGGCCAGCACGGCTGTACAGGCCGACTGCCTGGGCATGAAGGTACACGCTCACCGCGGCGCGGGCAATGCGCCGGAAAACTCGCTGAGCGCGCTGCGCAACACGTATTTCGGCACTTGGGACGGCGTCGAGACGGATTTGCAGCTGCTGGGCGACGGCAGCTGGGTGGTGCACCACGATCTGTTGACGGGGAGAGTCGTCGACACGGGATCACCGCGTACCGTGAAGCAATTGACGGCCGACGACTGGCGCGCCGCCAGCATGAAGAACCGCGGCGTGCTGACGGCGGAAACGCCGCCCTTCGTCAGCGATATCGCCGACCTGGCGACGGCGTTCCCGGCCAAAACCCTGAACGCGGAAATCAAGGATGTCGTGTCGTCGTGCGCGCCGATTGCCACCCTGGTGGGGCAGTTGCGTGCAAACATCAAGCATGGCAACTGGTTTCTCACTTCGGGCGTGCCGAACAACCTCGCCTGCGCGCGCCGCGCCGATCCGCAGGGCTACTTGGGCCTGCTCGTGTTTGACGCGCGCAACGCGCAGGCGGCCGGCGCGAACCGGGTCAGCCGCTATATCGCGAAAAATGCCCGCCCGCCCAAGCTCGACAAGCCGTGGCTGCAGCGCGTGCAGCAGCAGATCGGCATGCCCGCCGGCGTGCACGTGGATGCGCGCAGCCTCGATGCCAATCCGAATTTGCTGATGGACGCCGCCAGCCTGAACATGCCCGTCTTCGTCTACGCCGTCGATGGCGACTCGGCCCTGGCCGCGTCCTTGCTGCGTGCCCAGCAGCGCAGCCACCGCTGGCCCAGCGGCGTCATTCTTGACGGCAATCCAGAAACGTTTTGCGCGATGATGAAGTAATCACGTTATGTGCCGGGAGACCCCGCCTTGATCCTGCCTCAGCCCGACCGTGCCGCCGCGCTTGCCCGTAGCGCCATCGGCGCCATGTTCTTTTCCCTGTTTGGCGGCCTGTGGGTGGCCGCCTGGTGCGTGCAGACGTACGGTGCGCATCCCTTAAGGTTGCTGCCGGTTGCCGGCATCACCGTCTTGCTGTTCATGCTGGCGTGGCGCCAGTTTCGCCGCCACCGCGCCGCGCATGCGGCGGCGGAACAATCGCCGGAGGCAAAACGCGTGGGCCGGCTGTTCCATATCGTGAATGCGGGGCAGTGGATTGCCATCTTCATCGTCGGCAACGTCTTGAAAAACCTGGGGCTGCAGGCGTGGTTCATTCCCGCCGTCATTTTGATCGTGGGTCTGCATTTCTTCCCGCTGGCCTGGCTGTTCAAGGCACGCCGCCACCTGGCGATCGGCATGGCGCTGTGCGTGTGGGCCATCGGCTATCCGCTCACCTTGCGCCACGGCCCCATCCATCCCGTCGGCTGCCTGGGCGCCGGCCTGATCCTGTGGGTGGCGGCTCTTTCTGCCGTGCGTGCCGGTTTTGCCGTGCAGCAGAGCGCGGGGCAAGCCCAGAAATAGCAGCTTGCGACGGCCCGCGCAGGGCCGTTTTTGTAGACTTTCCTGCCTGTTTTTTGCGCATTGCAGCATCGATAATGTTTGCATCAGGCGGCGTGCTGGCATATAAATGTAATCGATTACATTTATTTGAAAACCCCATGCCGCCAGTCGCTCCATCCCCTTTGCCGACAGAAACCGTCTCCATCAGCGCCGTTGCCGCGCATGCCGGGGTGTCGGTGGCCACCGTTTCGCGCGTGATGAACGAGCAGGCCGGAGTGCGGGCGCCCACGCGCGACAAGGTGCTCGCTTCCGTGGCCGCGCTGGGCTACCGCATGAACCATCTGGCGCGCAGCCTGCGCACGGCCGAGAGCCGCATGTTGCTGACCATGGTGCCCGACGTGGGCAATCCCTTCTATGCGCAGATCGTGCGCGGCATCGACACGGTGGCGCGCGAACACGGCTACTTCGTGCTGCTGTGCGACACGGGCGCCGATGCGGGCCGCGAGCGCTCGTATTTCGACTTGCTGCGCATGCACCGCGCCGATGGCGCCATCTGCCTGGATCCGGACACGGTGCAGCATGCCCTGTCGCATGAATCCATCAGCCTGCCCTGGGTGGCGTGTTGTGAGTTCGACCCTGCCGTGGCCGTGCCCTATGTCGGCATCGATAACCACCGGGCCGCGTCGGACGCCGTCGCGCATTTGCTGGCGCGCGGCCACACGCGCATCGGCCTGATCAACTCCGATGAACGCTATCTGTACGCCCGGCAACGCCAGCAAGGCTACCTGGACACTCTGGCGGCCGCCAGCCTGACCGTGCAGCCGGACTGGGTGCACACGGTGCAAAGCCTCGATTACGAAGCGGGCACGGCCGCCACCTTGCGGATGATGGCGCAGCCCGACGCGCCCACGGCCATCTTTGCCGTCTCCGACACCCTGGCCATTGGTGTCTTGAGCGCACTGCGCCAGTTGAACAAGCGGGTGCCGGAAGACGTGGCCGTCATCGGCTTCGACGATATTGCCATCGCCGCGCAGATAGCTCCCGGTCTCACCACCATCGCGCAGCCGATGCGCGAACTGGGCGAGACGGCGGCCCGATTATTGCTGCAGCGCCTGGCCAACCCTGTGGCCAGCGTGCCGGGCGTGCTGCTGCAACACCGATTAATTCTGCGAGGGAGTGCATAGTGAGCGTTGCCGTCGGTTTCGAGGGGGTGTGCAAGGATTTCGGCCCCGTGCGCGTCTTGCATGGCGTCAGTTTTACCTTGTCGCCCGGGCGCGTGTATGGCTTGCTGGGCGAAAACGGCGCAGGCAAGTCGACCCTGATGAAAATCCTCGCCGGCTACGAGAGCGTGAGCGAGGGGCAACTGCTGATCGATGGCCAGCCCCGGCGCTTCGCCAGCTCGCGCGCGGCGGAGAGCGCCGGCATCGTGCTGATCCATCAGGAATTCAACCTGGCCGAGCACCTGACGGTGGCGCAAAACATGTTCCTGGGCCACGAAAAGACGCGCGGCTGGTTGCTCGACGAGGCCGCCATGCGCGAAGAAGCGTCGCGCTATCTGAAGCAGGTGGGCCTGGACGTGTCGCCCGACACGAAAATCCGCGACCTGATCGTGGCTGAAAAGCAGCTGGTGGAAATCGCCAAGGCCCTGTCGCGCCGCGCCCGCTTCCTGATCATGGACGAGCCGACCGCCACCCTGACGTCGTCCGAGACGCAGCGCCTGTTCGCCGTGATGGCCCAGCTGAAAGCGGATGGTGTCACGATTTTGTATATTTCCCACAAGCTCGACGAAGTGGAGCGCAACACGGACGAGGTCATCGTCATGCGCGACGGGCGTTTCGTCACGCGCGAGCCGACGGCCAGCCTGACGCGCCAGCAGATGGCGAACCTGATGGTGGGACGCGAATTGTCCGACATGTTCCCCGCCAAGGTGGCGCTGGCGAAAGAAGCTCCTGTGCTCCTGAAAGTGGACGGCCTGTGCGTTCCCGGCTGGTCGAAAGACCTGTCGTTCGAGGTGCGCGCCGGTGAAGTGCTGGGCTTTGCGGGCCTGGTGGGCGCGGGGCGCACGGAATCGTTCGAGGCACTGCTGGGCTTGCGCCCGCGCAGCGCGGGCAAGATCTTTCTCAATGGCCAGCCCGTGGACATCCGCACGCCCAGGCAAGCCATGCAGCATGGTATGACCTACCTGAGCGAAGATCGCAAGGGCAAGGGCTTGCATGTGAACCTGGGTTTGCGCGAAAACCTCACCATGATGACGATGGAGCGCTATGCGCGGCCCTGGCTCGATGTCAAGGCGGAGAAGCAGGCACTGGCCACGGCCGTCGGGGATTTCAATATCCGCACGGGCGACCTCGACAGCCGAGCGCGCATGCTGTCCGGGGGCAACCAGCAAAAGCTGGCACTGGCCAAATACCTGCATTCGGACCCCAGGGTCGTGGTTTTGGACGAGCCGAGCCGTGGCGTGGACGTGGGCGCCAAGCGCGACATTTACTTTCTGATCCACCGCCTGGCCGCCGAAGGGCGCGCCGTGATCGTGATCTCGTCCGAACTGATTGAATTGATCGGCTTGTGCCACCGTGTGGCGGTGATGCGCGCCGGCACCCTGCAAGCCACCCTGGCTGCTGACCACCTGACTGAAGAGGAGTTGATTGCCCATGCAACCGGCACGCACTGACACCACCGTATCCCCGATTGCCGCCGCCGTTGCCAGCTTTGGCGCGCGCATCAAGGGCTTTGGCCCCGTGCTGGGCCTGCTGGCCCTGTGCATCGCGGGCACCCTGCTCAATGGCGACTTCGCCACCCTGGACAACCTGATGAACGTGCTGACGCGCACGGCCTTCATCGGCATCATCGCCGTGGGCATGACCTTTGTCATCATTTCCGGCGGCATCGACCTGTCCGTGGGCTCCATGGCCGCCCTGATCGCCGGCTGCATGATTTATTTCATGAATGCGCTGGCGCAAGGTGCGGGCGGCAACCTGGCGCCCATCACCATGCTGGTGCTGGGCATCGCCATGGCCCTGGTGCTGGGCGCGGGATTCGGCCTGATGCATGGCTTGTTGATCAGCAAGGGCAATATCGAGCCCTTCATCGTCACCTTGGGAACGCTGGGCATTTTCCGCGCCGTGCTCACTTATCTGGCCGATGGCGGCGCGCTGACCCTGGACGCGACCCTGTCCGAGCTGTACAGCCCCGTCTATTACACGAGCGTGCTGGGCGCGCCGATACCGATCTGGATTTTCCTGTTCGTCGCGGCGGCGGGCGCCATGATCCTCAACCGCACGACGTTTGGCCGCCACGTGCAGGCGATTGGTTCCAACGAGCAAGTGGCGCGCTATGCGGCCATCAATGTCGACAGGGTCAAGGTCGCCACCTACATGCTGCTGGGCGTCTGCGTGGGCATCGCCACGGTGCTGTACGTACCGCGCCTGGGCTCGGCCACGCCCACCACGGGCTTGCTGTGGGAACTGGAAGCGATTGCCGCCGTCGTCGTGGGCGGCACGGCCCTGAAAGGGGGAGAAGGGCGCATCGTCGGCACCGTCATCGGCGCCATCCTTTTGTCTGTGATCAGCAATATCCTGAATTTGACCAGCATCATCAGTGTCTACCTGAATGCCGCAGTGCAAGGCGTGGTGATCATCGCCGTCGCCTTCCTGCAGCGAGGCCGCAAATAAAAACACAGCGGCGTTCTGAAAGGGCAGCCAACGGGCGCCCACAACCTTGGAGGAGAGCAGCATGAAGAGCTTTATACGGGTCGCAGGGATGGCAGTACTGGTGATGCAGGCGTGGGCGCTGCCGAGTGCGCAGGCCGCAGAAAAGCTGGTGGTGGGCGTAGCCATACCCACGGCCACGCACAGTTTTACCTCGGGCATCGTGTGGTGGGCCAACCAGGCCAAGGCGGAGCTGGAAAAAGCCCATCCGGGCCTGAAAATTATCGTCAAGACGGCCGCCACGGCGCCCGAGCAGGCGAATCAGTTGCAGGATATGTTGACGGTGAACAAGATCAACACCCTGGTGATCTTCCCCATCGAGTCGGCGTCCCTGACGCAGCCCGTGGCGCAAGTCAAAAACAAGGGCGTCTATGTGACCGTGGTGGACCGTGGCTTGACGAATACGCAGTCGCAGGATGCGTATATTGCGGGCGACAACACGGCGTTCGGCAAGCTGCCGGCCGAATATCTGGCGAAAAGCCTGAACGGCAAGGGCAATATCGTCGTGCTGCGCGGCATGCCAACCACCCTCGATAACGAACGTTACGATGCGTTTTCTGGCGTGATGAAGGGCCATCCCGAGATCAAGGTCCTGGATGCCAAGTATGGCAACTGGAACCGCGACGATGCCTTCAAGGTCATGCAGGATTATCTGACGCGCTTCAAGCACATCGACGCTGTCTGGGCGGCCGATGACGACATGGCCATCGGCGTGCAGAAGGCCATCGCGCAAGCGAAGCGCACGGACATCAAGCAAGTGTTCGGCGGCGCGGGCGCGAAGGGCGCCGTGAAGAAGATCATGGATGGCTCCGACCCGCTGATCGTGGCTGACGTGTCGTACTCGCCCAAGTTCATGTACGACGCCATCAAGCTGACGACGGAAGCGCGCCTGAAAGGTGATAAATTGCCGGCCAACACGATCATTCCCTCGGTGCTGATCACGCGCGAGAACGCCAAGCAGTTTTACTTTCCGAACTCGCCTTTTTAAATTCTGGGGTCAGACCCCCTCGCCCGCTAGCAATGAACTGCGCGTTAGCGGCATTGAGGGTCTGACCCCGGCTTTAGCTAACAGGACATTGATATGAACACCATCCAGGGCCCGGCCATTTTCCTGGCCCAGTTTCTCGGCGATGAAGCACCGTTCGATTCGCTCGAACACCTGGCGCAATGGGCGGCCGGCCTGGGTTACAAGGGCTTGCAGCTGCCCACGGCGCCGCGCTTGTTTGACCTGGAACAAGCGGCCAACAGCCAGCAGTATTGCGACGACGTGGTCGCCTTGCTGGCGCGCCATGGCTTGCAGGTGACGGAATTGTCGACGCACTTGCAGGGCCAGCTGATCGCCGTGCATCCCGCCTACGACGCCCTGTTCGACGGTTTTGCGCCCGAACACGTGCGTGGCGATAGCACGGCCCGCACGGCCTGGGCCACGCAGCAATTGCTGTGGGCGGCCACCGCCTCGCAACGACTGGGTCTCAAGGCGCACGTGACGTTTTCCGGCGCGCTGGCCTGGCCGTATCTGTACCCGTGGCCGCAGCGCCCGCTGGGACTGGTGGAGACGGCATTCGCGGAACTGGCCAAGCGCTGGCTGCCCATCCTCGATGCGTTTGACGCGGCCGGCGTGGACCTGTGCTATGAGCTGCATCCGGGCGAGGATTTGCATGACGGCGTGACTTTCGAGCGCTTTCTTGCCGCCGTCAACGATCACCCGCGTGCATCGATTTTGTACGACCCCAGTCACTTCGTGTTGCAGCAGCTCGACTATCTCGCCTTTATCGACATTTATCATGCGCGCATCAAGGCCTTCCATGTGAAGGATGCGGAATTCCGGCCCAACGGGCGCCAGGGCGTGTATGGCGGCTATGGCGACTGGCAAGACCGGGCCGGGCGCTTCCGCTCGCTCGGTGACGGGCAGATCGATTTCAAGGCGATCTTTTCCAAGATGGCGCAGTACGACTTCCCCGGCTGGGCCGTGCTGGAATGGGAATGCTGTCTGAAACACCCGGAAGATGGGGCGGCCGAAGGGGCGCGCTTCATTCGCGAACACATCATCCATGTGGCTGAACGCGCTTTCGATGATTTTGCGGGCAGTGCGGTGGACCAGGATCAAATTCATCACTTGCTTGGCTTAAAATAAGGAAAAAACATGCAGCGACGCTTACGGCTGGGCATGGTAGGGGGCGGGCAGGGCGCGTTCATCGGCGCCGTGCACCGCATCGCGGCGCGCATCGACGACCAGTACGGGCTGGTGGCGGGCGCCCTGTCGTCCGACCCGGACCGCGCGCGCGACAGCGGCGCCGCGCTGTACCTGGCGCCCGAACGCTGCTACAGCGATTACCGCGCCATGGCGCAGGCGGAGGCTGCCAGGGCGGACGGTATCGAAGCGGTGGCCATCGTCACGCCCAACCATTTACACGCGCCCGTCGCCATGGCGTTCCTGGAAGCGGGCATCCACGTGATCTGCGACAAACCGCTGGGCATTTCGCTGGCGGAAGGCCAGGCGCTGGCGGCGCTGGCGCAGCAGAAAAATCTGCTGTTTGCGCTCACGCATACCTACAGCGGCTACCCGCTGCTGCGCCATGCGAAAGCCATGGTCGAGGCGGGCGACATCGGCGAGCTGCGTCTCGTGCAGGTCGAGTATTCGCAGGACTGGCTGGCCGACGCCATCGCGGCTGGCGGCATGAGCGAGGGCAACTGGCACAACGACCCGCACAAGGCCGGACCCGGCGGCACCTTGCTCGACGTGGGCTTGCACGCCTATCACCTGGCGCAGTTTGTCAGCGGCTTGACGCCGCACTCCGTGCTGGCGGAACTGTCCACCTTCGTTCCGAATCGCACCCTGGACGACCACGTGCAGGTGATGCTGCGCTATGCGAATGGCGCCAGGGGCACCCTGTGGGCCAGCCAGGTGGCGACGGGCTGTGAAAACACGGTGCGGTTGCGCCTGTTCGGCAGCAAGGCGCAGCTGGACTTTGACCAGGAACAACCGAACGCGCTGTGGTTTACGCCGCAGGGCGGCAACCGCCAGCTGCTGCGCCCCGGGCGGGTCGACAGCGCGGCCGCGCGCCACGCCACGCGCGTGCCGGCCGGTCATCCTGAGGGTTATCTGGAAGCATTCGCACAGCTGTATCTGGATGCCGCCTTGAGCATTCGCGCCTTGCAGGCAGGGGCGCCCATACCGGAGGCGGCGCGCTGGCTGCCTACCGTCAATGATGGCGTGGCGGGCCTGGCCTTTGCCGAAGCCGTGCTGCGCAGCCATGCGGCTGGCGCGCAGTGGACGACCTTGGCCGACTGTTAAACTGGGCTCATGAGCGCACCTTTTACTATCACCATCGTCCCCCAGGGCTGGCAGTTCACAGCCGAAGCAGGCACCACCATACAGGCCGCCGCCGAACTGGCCGGCATCCGCCTGCTCAGTTCCTGCCGCAACGGCACTTGCCGCACCTGCATCTGTCACATGCCCGAGGGAAAAGTGCGCTACACGGTGGACTGGCCCGGCATCAGCCCCGATGAACGGCTCGATGGCTACATCCTGCCCTGCGTGGCCGTGGCCGAAAGCGATGTTTCCCTGCAGGCGCGGGCCGTGCGCACGGGCGCCTGACTTTGAGCCTGTCCCGGTAGATGAATACATCTCCTGCTGGCGCGCCTCGGGAGCGGGGAATGCGTTGCTCGTCGTCGCGTGGCTCGCCACGCGTCCTCCTCACGCCTTGTCCGCGCTCCCGAATACACTGCCAGCAGCAGACGCTCCCTACCGGAATAGGCTCTCACGACGGCTTGCCGCCCTTGAGGCGCTGCAGCAGCGCGTCCACGCTGTCGCTCACGGGCAAGCCGTGGCGACGCAGCAACTGCACGTGCAATACCAGGTTTTCCAGCACCAGCTTGGCCGCCACAGCCAACAGGGCAAGGTTGCGGTCTTCCGGGCTGAAACTTTCCATGGCATCGGCCATCTCGCACAGGTGGTTGGCGATCAGTCCGCGCAATTCCTGCTCGTCGAAAGGCAGATCGGCAAAATCGATGGGATCGGCCACTTCCACTTCCTGCATCAGCACCGCTAGTTCTTCCGGGGTAATCGTCATGCCTGGCCTCCTTGTGTGCTTGCCTCTATTTTAGGCCATGCGCCATTGTATCGTCCGCAAAGCGGACTAGAATGAGTCCAGGCCGATGACGTCGAAGGCAGCATGGCGAACTTGCATTTTACCCAACAATTGGCACGTTTTCTCGACGTCCCCACCGTGGTCGTGGCAGCGCCACGCCTACGCGCCGCCCTGGATGCCGCATTTGCGCAGCAGCCGCGCCTGCGCGGCTACGTGCTCGACGAGCAGGGGGGGTTGCGCCCGAATGTGGTGATCTTCATCGATGGCGCGCGCTGCCGCGAACGGCGCGTGCTTGACGATGCTTTGCAGCCCGACAGCCAGGTGTATATCTTGCAGGCACTTTCAGGAGGTTAATCATGGCACCAGGCATGGCTCAACGCGCGTATCTCGGCACCCGCAAGGGCTTGTTCCAGTTCGATGTCGATGCGGCCGGCGCCTGGCAGCTGGTGCTGGTGCAGTTTGCAGGCGACCCCGTCTCCATGCTGCTGCACGATAGCCGCGACGGCAGCTTGTACGCGGCCCTGAACCTGGGGCACTTCGGCGCCAAGCTGCACCGCCTCGATGTGGGCAGTCGCGCGTGGCAAGAGATCGCCGTGCCCGCCTATCCCGCCAAGCCGGAAGACAGCACCGATACGGTGGACTGGACCTTGCGGCAAATCTGGTCGCTGGCGGCCGGTGGCGCGGACCAGCCCGGTGTGTTGTGGGCGGGCACCCTGCCAGGCGGCCTGTTTCGTTCCAGCGACCGTGGCGACAGCTGGCAACTGGTGGAATCCTTGTGGAACGTGCCGCAGCGGGCGCAGTGGTTTGGCGGTGGCTACGACGTGCCCGGCATCCACAGCATTTGCATCGATCCGCGCGACAGCAATAAAGTGTTGGTCGGCGTGTCCTGCGGCGGCGTCTGGCAAACGGTCGATGGCGGCGCCAGCTGGGCCTTGAGCGCGACGGGCATGCGCGCCGAATACATGCCGCCCGAGCTCGATGAAAACGAAGCCGTGCAAGACCCGCACCGCATCGTGCGCAGCGCCGGCATGCCGGACGCGCTGTGGTGCCAGCACCATAACGGCATCTGGCGTTCGCGCGATGCGGGCTGGCACTGGCAGGAAGTGAGCACGGCGCCGCTGTCGCATTTCGGTTTTGCCGTGGCCGTGCATCCGCGCGATGGCGACACGGCCTGGTTCGTGCCGGCGCAGGCGGACGTGCTGCGCATTCCGCTGGACGGCGCGCTGGCCGTGACGCGCACGCGCGATGGCGGCAAGACG is from Janthinobacterium sp. 61 and encodes:
- a CDS encoding glycerophosphodiester phosphodiesterase family protein, which gives rise to MVIIRDKNKAAALALLLCMASTAVQADCLGMKVHAHRGAGNAPENSLSALRNTYFGTWDGVETDLQLLGDGSWVVHHDLLTGRVVDTGSPRTVKQLTADDWRAASMKNRGVLTAETPPFVSDIADLATAFPAKTLNAEIKDVVSSCAPIATLVGQLRANIKHGNWFLTSGVPNNLACARRADPQGYLGLLVFDARNAQAAGANRVSRYIAKNARPPKLDKPWLQRVQQQIGMPAGVHVDARSLDANPNLLMDAASLNMPVFVYAVDGDSALAASLLRAQQRSHRWPSGVILDGNPETFCAMMK
- a CDS encoding LacI family DNA-binding transcriptional regulator — protein: MPPVAPSPLPTETVSISAVAAHAGVSVATVSRVMNEQAGVRAPTRDKVLASVAALGYRMNHLARSLRTAESRMLLTMVPDVGNPFYAQIVRGIDTVAREHGYFVLLCDTGADAGRERSYFDLLRMHRADGAICLDPDTVQHALSHESISLPWVACCEFDPAVAVPYVGIDNHRAASDAVAHLLARGHTRIGLINSDERYLYARQRQQGYLDTLAAASLTVQPDWVHTVQSLDYEAGTAATLRMMAQPDAPTAIFAVSDTLAIGVLSALRQLNKRVPEDVAVIGFDDIAIAAQIAPGLTTIAQPMRELGETAARLLLQRLANPVASVPGVLLQHRLILRGSA
- a CDS encoding sugar ABC transporter ATP-binding protein; this translates as MSVAVGFEGVCKDFGPVRVLHGVSFTLSPGRVYGLLGENGAGKSTLMKILAGYESVSEGQLLIDGQPRRFASSRAAESAGIVLIHQEFNLAEHLTVAQNMFLGHEKTRGWLLDEAAMREEASRYLKQVGLDVSPDTKIRDLIVAEKQLVEIAKALSRRARFLIMDEPTATLTSSETQRLFAVMAQLKADGVTILYISHKLDEVERNTDEVIVMRDGRFVTREPTASLTRQQMANLMVGRELSDMFPAKVALAKEAPVLLKVDGLCVPGWSKDLSFEVRAGEVLGFAGLVGAGRTESFEALLGLRPRSAGKIFLNGQPVDIRTPRQAMQHGMTYLSEDRKGKGLHVNLGLRENLTMMTMERYARPWLDVKAEKQALATAVGDFNIRTGDLDSRARMLSGGNQQKLALAKYLHSDPRVVVLDEPSRGVDVGAKRDIYFLIHRLAAEGRAVIVISSELIELIGLCHRVAVMRAGTLQATLAADHLTEEELIAHATGTH
- a CDS encoding ABC transporter permease, whose amino-acid sequence is MQPARTDTTVSPIAAAVASFGARIKGFGPVLGLLALCIAGTLLNGDFATLDNLMNVLTRTAFIGIIAVGMTFVIISGGIDLSVGSMAALIAGCMIYFMNALAQGAGGNLAPITMLVLGIAMALVLGAGFGLMHGLLISKGNIEPFIVTLGTLGIFRAVLTYLADGGALTLDATLSELYSPVYYTSVLGAPIPIWIFLFVAAAGAMILNRTTFGRHVQAIGSNEQVARYAAINVDRVKVATYMLLGVCVGIATVLYVPRLGSATPTTGLLWELEAIAAVVVGGTALKGGEGRIVGTVIGAILLSVISNILNLTSIISVYLNAAVQGVVIIAVAFLQRGRK
- a CDS encoding substrate-binding domain-containing protein is translated as MAVLVMQAWALPSAQAAEKLVVGVAIPTATHSFTSGIVWWANQAKAELEKAHPGLKIIVKTAATAPEQANQLQDMLTVNKINTLVIFPIESASLTQPVAQVKNKGVYVTVVDRGLTNTQSQDAYIAGDNTAFGKLPAEYLAKSLNGKGNIVVLRGMPTTLDNERYDAFSGVMKGHPEIKVLDAKYGNWNRDDAFKVMQDYLTRFKHIDAVWAADDDMAIGVQKAIAQAKRTDIKQVFGGAGAKGAVKKIMDGSDPLIVADVSYSPKFMYDAIKLTTEARLKGDKLPANTIIPSVLITRENAKQFYFPNSPF